From a single Myotis daubentonii chromosome 5, mMyoDau2.1, whole genome shotgun sequence genomic region:
- the LOC132234236 gene encoding L-threonine 3-dehydrogenase, mitochondrial-like, which produces MWSTTAVLRLFEKMPVLRMLQRVVGQMLQSPTCGCRAAALPGRILGTSPWQIPANANCHSASLSETDRPRVLITGGLGQLGVGLATLLRKQFGKDNVILSDIRKPSDQVFHSGPFIHSDVLDYKHLREIVVNHRITWLIHYSAVLSAVGEANVRLAKAVNITGLHNVLDVALEHNLRLFVPSTIGAFGPTSPRDPTPDLCIQRPRTIYGVSKVHAELMGEYYYYRYGLDFRCLRYPGIISADSEPGGGTTDYAVQIFHNAIKNGKFECYLKPSTRLPMMYIDDCLRATLEFMEAPVESLSSRTYNINAMSFCPEELAQEVLKHIPEFQITYNVDSVRQAIADSWPMNFDDSNARKDWGWKHDFDLPQLVTTMLSFIGSHSRVAQAN; this is translated from the exons ATGTGGAGTACAACGGCTGTCTTGAG GCTATTTGAGAAAATGCCGGTCCTTAGGATGCTGCAGCGAGTTGTGGGCCAGATGCTGCAGAGCCCCACCTGTGGCTGTAGGGCAGCTGCCCTGCCCGGCCGCATCCTGGGCACCTCCCCTTGGCAAATCCCAGCAAATGCCAACTGCCACTCTGCTTCTCTATCTGAAACAGACCGGCCACGGGTCTTAATTACAG GGGGTCTTGGCCAGCTTGGAGTGGGGCTTGCTACCTTGTTAAG GAAACAATTTGGGAAGGACAATGTGATTTTGTCTGACATAAGAAAACCCTCCGACCAGGTGTTCCATAGTG GCCCATTTATTCATTCCGACGTTCTGGATTACAAGCATCTTCGAGAGATCGTGGTAAATCACCGCATCACCTGGCTGATCCACTATAGCGCTGTGCTCAGCGCGGTCGGAGAAGCAAACGTACGCTTGGCAAAAGCGGTAAATATCACAG GATTGCATAATGTTCTGGATGTTGCCTTGGAACACAATTTGCGCTTGTTTGTGCCCAGCACGATCGGAGCTTTCGGACCTACTTCTCCCCGGGACCCAACCCCTGATCTCTGCATTCAGAGACCCAGGACGATCTACGGGGTGTCCAAGGTCCACGCCGAGCTCATGGGAGAA TATTATTATTATCGGTATGGGTTAGATTTCCGATGCCTGAGATATCCTGGCATCATTTCGGCTGACTCCGAACCTGGAGGAGGAACAACTG ACTATGCAGTCCAGATTTTCCACAATGCAATCAAGAATGGCAAATTTGAGTGTTACCTGAAACCCAGCACGAGGCTACCGATGATGTACATTGATGACTGCCTCAGGGCCACCCTGGAATTCATGGAGGCCCCGGTAGAGTCCCTCTCTAGTCGGACTTACAACATCAATGCCATGAGCTTCTGTCCTGAGGAGCTGGCCCAGGAGGTTCTTAAGCACATACCAGAATTCCAGATCACGTACAACGTGGATTCTGTTCGACAGGCCATAG CGGATAGTTGGCCGATGAACTTCGATGACAGCAATGCCCGTAAGGACTGGGGATGGAAACATGATTTTGACCTTCCACAGCTGGTGACGACAATGTTGAGCTTCATTGGTTCCCATAGTAGAGTTGCCCAAGCTAACTGA